The DNA segment GGCACAGACCGGCGCGGACAGATTCCCGACATGGTCAGTATCCACGTGCGACCGCCCGAAATTGAAGACCGACTACTGCCAGGTCACTGGGAAGGCGACTTCATCAAGGGTGCGAACAACCAATCCTCTGTCGGCGTTCTGGTCGAGCGCACCAGCCGTCTGGTGCTGCTTGCCAAGATGGAGGACGCCACCGCCGCGTCAGCGCTAGCGGGCTTCTCCGCCAAACTCAATTCGATTGTGGCGCCGTTACGGCAAAGCTTTACTTACGACCAGGGCAAAGAAATGTCGCGCCATCAGGAACTCACCGCCGCCACCGGCGTGAACGTGTACTTTTGCGACCCGCACAGTCCCTGGCAACGCGGTACTTGTGAAAACACCAACGGGTTGCTGCGCCAGTATTTGCCTAAAGGCTCGGACCTATCGGTCTACAGTCAGAACGAACTCGACGCGATCGCCGACAGCCTGAACAGCCGCCCGCGCGCCACTCACGCGTTCCATTCGCCATTCGAGGTCTTCGCTGCGACCCTTGATTCAGCAAGCCGACCTCCAAGCTCTAAACATTGACCCCCTGTTGCAGTTCACCCTTAAACCGCCAAGTTTATTGGTCGCTGATAGGAATCAAGTGAACCTGATGCATATGTTTGAGCCTTAGGAAAACAATCCTGACACTTTCTCGATATTGACATAAAAAGAAATTATCGATTTTTACCAGTCCTAAGTACCTTACTTGACTTCGACTCGCTTAGGTTTCTTCGTTGAACGACTGGCTATTGCGGGCGTATGGATATTGCAGTTCTTTGCACAAACATGACTTGTGATTCAGAATGAGTGTCATTGAACAATGGTTTTAGGAGGTCCCGGATGCGCATGCAGAAAAAAGATACCCTCCCAAGTAAGGTTTGTGCGAGTTGTGGCCGCACATTCACATGGCGCAAGAAATGGGAGCGCGATTGGAGCAGCGTTAAATACTGCTCGGATAAATGTCGTAGTGCGCGCGGCACAGCTGTAAGGTGATCCTCTTTTTGTAGCCGTTGTACTAACTCTTAATCCGCAAAGATCAACAACGTTCGGTTGGTGTTGCGAAATTGCTTAAAAGTATCGATAGTGTTTCCAGAGGTCCTCACCGTAGGTATGGCGCCTCAAGTTACTTTTTTGGATGCTTATTCTGATAAAGCACCGCCGCAACGGCGCAGACACTGTCGTTTTTGTCCCGAAGCGCCGCTATGGATGCGCCAAATTCCATGGTTTCGGATAATTTTTCTGAGCTGTGAATGGCGACGACTCGCTCTACGGCAGCCGGCAAAGCGGACAAATCGTTGATTGATTCGAAGTCGCCAAGTCCTGTCACCATCGGATTGTCAGAACCGCCGAGCATCGAGCGTACATCCGTTTTGTACAGCACAAGCGGTTTGCCGGAGTGCCACGCGAGCGTCGCCTCGACGATTGTTCCCTCATCGGGTACTCTGCCGTTCAAGTTCGCCACAACGACATCGCAACATCGAAGCAACTGATAAGTGTCCAAAGCGAAGATCGCTCTATCAATAATCCTCGCTGCTTCGCTGGGCGATGCGCCGCATTGTTCCAACGCAGGCTTGATCTGAGCAAACTCTAACCCGTCGCGATGCGGAAGAAAGGTTGAAAAGCCAGACAGCTCCAGTGTGCTGGCAATGCTGTCCATCTCAGCGCGCTCGCTTGGGTTAAAAAGCGGACCCGCGCAATAAATTCGTAACATGAGCAATTATCTCTCGGCAGTCAGACAATCTGTTAAGGCGGAACCTGGTTGATGTGAGACGTTGTATGCCACTTAAGCTACAACAAATTTGTACATCAAAAGCGCTCTCAGGAAAATAGATCGGCCGCATATAGTTGCAGGGCCGTTCTGGCATGACAAAATGGGCCCGTCGCGAACAAAGCCGATCTTTCGTACCGCATCGGGCCCGCGAAGTATCATCGGTTGCGAAACGCGCCGCTCATTTGATTTCGTGGAGTTCCGTCATGTCCGTCAGTCAATGCGCAGCTTGCAAAGCCACCGTGCCACAGTACGACACCATCCATACTGGAAGCGACGAGCACAGCGACCGATTGCTGTGCACCGCCTGCTTTAACCGCGAAATGGCAAAGCACGCCGGCATCGACAATTTTGATCAAACAAAGTTTGAACCGATGCACCTGTCGGACGCCAGCGGAACTGTTCACGAGTTTCGTTTTCGAAGTCTGCTGTTTGGCGACAAACTTTCTCTGGAGGCATTCGGCGCGACTAGCGAGAATCAACCATCAGGCTACCGGTTTCAGATTCTTGGAGATGCGGAAGCGGATCAATTTGTTTTGCTTGGAAGGCTGATTGAAAAGATGCGTCGTTTGCTTGCGGTTGTGCACGTAAGAGATGGTGATCTCGGGTTGCAAATTGTCGACGAGACAATCCGCGGCAGAATCGAATGGGACGGTGACGAGCATTCGCGTATGCCGTGCGTCGTCGTAGATGGGCGCCGTGTTGAATGGGACGAGCTTGGGCGCATGCTAATGACATTTGAAGGATGGCAGTTCAAGCTCGAACTGTGCGATCCAAGTGACGAAATCTGAGATGGGGGCTTCCCCCCAACAATCCCGATCGCTGTCAGGTAGATTAGACGGTTCGTATCTTGACTCCCGTGTAGCTTAATTGCTGAGCCCAGCAAGCGCATCAGGACCGCCAGCGAACACTGCGTACGCCCTTCCCTAGTATGTCGTCGACTCATCCTTAAACGTTGGGCCCCGCGTCACGAGGTTCGACATCTTGTATCTTTAATGGGGCGCTGCCTTCGACCCGGTAACATCTGGCGCCAACAGCAGCACAGAGAGAGTTGAATCCTGAGGACGGGTTCTTTCCCTATAGTGAAGCCGCTGTAGGTACACCCTCGCCCTATAATGTGGAAATTGTTAGTGATTTGACGACCGGGAGCCCCACTTTATGAGTCAACCACACGGGCGATACTCTGGATCTCGAGATAAGGGCCAGCATCAATCGCGCCAACAATCAGATGCAACACCGCGCCGAACGAACAAGCCTTACGTTAAAGCGCCGCCTGCAAGAGACGCGGCTCAGACGGCGTCCATCTTCAAAACGCGTTCGTTTAAATTGCTGGTCGATGCAGTGGGCGCAGAAAATATCGCACTCGGACTTGACTCTAATTTAACGCGCGTAGCCGAACTGGTGAATGGGGAGAGGTTTACGCCCGAGACAGCTTTTCACATGGAAACGACGCTTGGCCTCCCGCATGGTTTTTTCGATCAACCCAATCCGGTCCTCACGCCTGAGATCATTGCTCGCTTGAGGTCGCCCCTAGACTTTATTCACGTGAACGCTGAACCGGAATCGGCGTACGTGGAAGTGATTTGGCCAGCTCCTTCTACACAGTTCAATCACCACCCTACCCTTACTGATCATCCGCCCGGAGACCCGGAAATGCCAAAGAAAACAAATGGCGGGTCGCATAAGGCCGTCGCGAAGAACAACACGACTGCTGCAAAGCCTAGCAAGGTAACGCCACCGCAGACGG comes from the Burkholderia sp. PAMC 26561 genome and includes:
- a CDS encoding DUF7713 domain-containing protein, with translation MSVSQCAACKATVPQYDTIHTGSDEHSDRLLCTACFNREMAKHAGIDNFDQTKFEPMHLSDASGTVHEFRFRSLLFGDKLSLEAFGATSENQPSGYRFQILGDAEADQFVLLGRLIEKMRRLLAVVHVRDGDLGLQIVDETIRGRIEWDGDEHSRMPCVVVDGRRVEWDELGRMLMTFEGWQFKLELCDPSDEI
- a CDS encoding DUF2256 domain-containing protein produces the protein MRMQKKDTLPSKVCASCGRTFTWRKKWERDWSSVKYCSDKCRSARGTAVR
- a CDS encoding nucleoside 2-deoxyribosyltransferase codes for the protein MDSIASTLELSGFSTFLPHRDGLEFAQIKPALEQCGASPSEAARIIDRAIFALDTYQLLRCCDVVVANLNGRVPDEGTIVEATLAWHSGKPLVLYKTDVRSMLGGSDNPMVTGLGDFESINDLSALPAAVERVVAIHSSEKLSETMEFGASIAALRDKNDSVCAVAAVLYQNKHPKK